A region from the Aliarcobacter thereius LMG 24486 genome encodes:
- the dnaA gene encoding chromosomal replication initiator protein DnaA, whose amino-acid sequence MTQKEFLVNIQKETNSIDFDRYFKQLNLKKLSLEENIAIFEVANRYIAAWIKNKFEENLKDFFEKYSSFKPEIELRIAGERKLKKQNELQIQNQTPESTILNPSYTFNSFVVGPSNQMAYNAALAVSNKPGIQYNPLFIYGGTGLGKTHILQAIGNKALENDKTVIYVTIEQFMNDYTFSLKNKNMEHFRTKYRNCDLLLIDDVQFLSGKEQTQEEFFHTFNELHNAKKQIVMTSDRLPSQIAGLVDRLKSRFEWGLTTDIQIPRLETKIAIIEKKSELNGINLSREIISFIATTLDSSIREIEGVLIRINASASLLNQEINLAMVQNLLKDQIKENKENIKLPDIISLVASELNIKPSDIKSKKRTSAVANARRVVIYLARELTHNSMPDIAKFLDMKDHSSISHNVKKTTELMNSDENFKLVIQNLKNKLINKE is encoded by the coding sequence ATGACACAAAAAGAGTTTTTAGTAAATATCCAAAAAGAGACAAATTCTATTGATTTTGATAGATATTTTAAACAACTAAATTTAAAAAAGCTATCACTTGAAGAAAATATTGCTATATTTGAAGTAGCAAATAGATATATTGCTGCTTGGATAAAAAATAAATTTGAAGAAAATTTAAAAGATTTTTTTGAAAAATATAGTAGTTTTAAACCAGAAATTGAGCTAAGAATCGCTGGTGAAAGAAAATTAAAAAAACAAAATGAACTACAAATTCAAAATCAAACTCCTGAAAGTACTATTTTAAATCCTTCATATACATTTAACTCTTTTGTTGTTGGACCATCAAATCAAATGGCTTATAATGCAGCACTTGCTGTTTCAAATAAACCAGGAATTCAATATAATCCACTTTTTATTTATGGTGGAACAGGACTTGGGAAAACACATATTTTACAAGCTATTGGAAATAAAGCTTTAGAAAATGACAAAACAGTAATTTATGTAACAATCGAACAATTTATGAATGATTATACATTTTCTCTAAAAAATAAAAATATGGAACATTTTAGAACAAAATATAGAAATTGTGATTTATTACTTATAGATGATGTTCAATTTTTAAGTGGAAAAGAACAGACTCAAGAGGAATTTTTCCATACTTTTAATGAGCTTCATAATGCAAAAAAACAAATTGTTATGACAAGTGATAGATTACCTTCACAAATTGCTGGTTTAGTTGATAGATTAAAATCAAGATTTGAATGGGGACTTACAACTGATATTCAAATTCCAAGACTTGAAACAAAAATTGCAATTATTGAGAAAAAAAGTGAGCTAAATGGTATTAATCTTTCAAGAGAAATTATATCTTTTATAGCTACAACTTTAGATAGTTCTATAAGAGAAATTGAAGGTGTTCTAATAAGAATAAATGCTAGTGCATCACTTCTTAATCAAGAGATAAATCTTGCAATGGTTCAAAATCTTTTGAAAGATCAAATAAAAGAGAATAAAGAGAATATAAAACTTCCAGATATTATTAGCTTAGTTGCAAGTGAATTAAATATAAAACCAAGTGATATAAAATCTAAAAAAAGAACTTCAGCAGTTGCAAATGCTAGAAGAGTTGTAATATATCTTGCAAGAGAATTAACTCATAATTCAATGCCTGATATTGCAAAATTTTTAGATATGAAAGATCATAGTTCTATTTCACATAATGTGAAAAAAACTACTGAACTTATGAATAGTGATGAAAATTTTAAGTTAGTTATTCAAAATTTAAAGAATAAATTAATAAATAAGGAGTAG
- the dnaN gene encoding DNA polymerase III subunit beta, which produces MKLVINKQVLENVVSSMQAFLEKKDSSAITSHIYLEIINNRLIAKATDYEIGFETFVENISNYEDGKTTVNGVNLLSFIKRLKNEDISLETSSSNLIIKQNKSIFKLPTYDANEFPTINKYENLKELSISISNFMNSIKKISPAIDSNNPKFELNGALIDIKSQKINFCATDTRRLALTHLENMSNDEAQLIIPKKAIFEIQKLFLDEAKISYDNTNLVISNENSTFFTKLINGKYPDYERIIPTNLKYNIFIPKNSVVESIKLITSLSSNIKITFTKNAILFESLDEDSVANTQIDIDLNIEKDFYIAVNAKYILDFFSMSNSEKVRIGFNESNLPFYLEDNKFITIVMPIVLEK; this is translated from the coding sequence ATGAAGTTGGTAATAAACAAACAAGTGTTAGAAAATGTTGTTAGCTCAATGCAAGCATTTTTAGAGAAAAAAGATTCTAGTGCAATAACTTCTCACATATATCTTGAAATCATAAATAATAGATTAATTGCTAAAGCAACTGATTATGAAATTGGTTTTGAAACATTTGTAGAAAATATATCAAACTATGAAGATGGAAAAACAACTGTAAATGGTGTTAATTTATTAAGTTTTATTAAAAGATTAAAAAACGAAGATATATCTTTAGAAACAAGTTCAAGTAATTTAATAATAAAACAAAATAAATCTATATTTAAATTACCAACTTATGATGCAAATGAATTTCCAACTATTAATAAATATGAAAATTTAAAAGAGTTATCAATATCTATCTCAAATTTTATGAATTCAATTAAAAAAATATCTCCAGCAATTGATAGTAATAATCCAAAATTTGAATTAAATGGTGCTTTAATAGATATTAAAAGTCAGAAAATAAATTTTTGTGCAACTGATACTAGACGATTAGCTTTAACTCATTTAGAAAATATGTCAAATGATGAAGCACAATTAATAATTCCTAAAAAAGCTATATTTGAAATTCAAAAACTATTTTTAGATGAAGCAAAAATATCTTATGATAATACTAATTTAGTAATATCAAATGAAAATAGTACTTTCTTTACAAAATTAATAAATGGAAAATATCCAGATTATGAAAGAATTATTCCTACAAATCTAAAATACAATATATTTATTCCAAAAAATAGTGTAGTTGAATCAATAAAACTAATTACTTCTTTATCTTCAAATATAAAAATTACATTTACAAAAAATGCTATTTTATTTGAATCTTTAGATGAAGATAGTGTTGCAAATACACAAATAGATATTGATTTAAATATAGAAAAAGATTTTTACATTGCTGTAAATGCTAAATATATTTTAGATTTCTTCTCAATGTCAAATAGTGAGAAAGTAAGAATTGGATTTAATGAATCAAATCTTCCTTTCTATTTAGAAGATAATAAATTTATAACAATTGTAATGCCAATTGTTTTAGAAAAATAA